In Anser cygnoides isolate HZ-2024a breed goose chromosome Z, Taihu_goose_T2T_genome, whole genome shotgun sequence, a genomic segment contains:
- the YTHDC2 gene encoding 3'-5' RNA helicase YTHDC2 isoform X1: MSRPGGGASGFTRQPGGAQGGSAGRGRGRALKDIRVDEEVEIAVSMALERFRYGDEKEMEFPSSLTTTERAFVHRLCQSLGLISKSKGKGPNRYLTVRKKDGSEVSHAVMTCCLSPTTKHAIQRLIQRFPVTNKERTELLPKTERGNAFTVEAENKEVNKTSGRLNSGIPQVPVKRGESEFDSFRQSLPVFEKQEEIVKIIKENTVVLILGETGSGKTTQIPQFLLDDCYKNGIPCRIFCTQPRRLAAIAVAERVAAERREKIGQTVGYQIRLESRVSPKTLLTFCTNGILLRTLMTGDSTLSTVTHVIVDEVHERDRFSDFLLIKLRDVLQKQSNLKLIISSAALDANLFIRYFGSCPVIHIQGRPFEVKEMFLEDILRSTGYTNKEMVKYRKEKQREEKQQSTLTEWYSAQENSSKPESQRRRSVPNLSEEYNMMDDGGDTVFNQQTEKDANCLEPWLIKEMDSCLSDIWLHKDIDSFAQVFHLILTENISVDYRHSETSATALMIASGRGFLSQVEQLISMGASIHCKSSNGWMALDWAKHFGQTEVVDLLESYSASVEFGNLDESSLVQSSGNDLGAEDRELLKAYHHSFDDEKVDLDLIMHLLYNICHSSDSGAILIFLPGYDEIVSLRDCILFDDKRFADNAHRYQVFMLHSNMQTLDQKKVLRSPPSGIRKIILSTNIAETSITVNDVVFVIDSGKMKEKSFDALSCVTMLKTVWISKASAIQRKGRAGRCRPGVCFRLFSRLRFQNMLEFQTPELLRMPLQELCLHTKLLAPINCPVVDFLMKAPDPPPALIVRNAVQMLKTIDAMDTWEDLTELGYHLAELPVEPHLGKMVLCAVVLKCLDPILTIACTLAYRDPFVLPTLASQKRAAMLCRKRLTAGTFSDHMALLRAFQAWQKARSDGWERAFCEKNFLSQATMEIIIGMRTQLLGQLRASGFVRARGGADIRDVNTNSENWAVVKAALVAGMYPNLVHADRESLVLTGPKEKKVRFHPTSVLSQTQYKKVPPANGQAAAVQALPTDWLIYDEMTRAHRIANIRCCSVVTPVTVALFCGPARLPRNALQEPSSLRGDGVSNGNSDSEVEDEATSTSALLKLDEWLHLKLDSEAAGLLLQLRQKWHSLFLRRMRAPSKPWSQIDEIIIKAIITVLSTEEQSAGLQQPSGIGQRPRPMSSEELPLASTWRSTSSRKSSAETELSDDSSNAEKVLAKSMPPAFQPKKYKGKNTLHSKRTSDDRSDQSSARSTDSSSYPSPCASPSSTISGKGSKSPSPRSNMPVRYFIMKSNNLQNLDISQQKGVWSTRPSNERKLNRAFWESSMVYLIFSVQGSGHFQGFARMSSEIGSEKSQDWGSAGLGGVFKVEWIQKESIPFKFAHHLLNPWNDNKKVQISRDGQELEPQVGEQLLQLWDRAPSAEKTQLS, encoded by the exons ATGtcgcggcccggcggcggcgctaGCGGCTTCACCCGTCAGCCCGGCGGCGCGCAGGGGGGCTCGGCGGGCCGCGGTCGCGGCCGGGCGCTGAAGGATATCCGCGTCGACGAGGAGGTGGAGATCGCCGTGAGCATGGCCCTCGAGCGGTTCCGCTACGGGGACGAGAAGG aaATGGAGTTTCCTTCTTCCCTCACTACCACCGAGCGGGCCTTTGTGCACCGGCTGTGTCAGTCCCTTGGTTTGATATCGAAGAGTAAAGG aAAAGGACCAAATCGATACCTGACTGTAAGGAAGAAAGATGGATCAGAAGTATCTCATGCAGTAATGACTTGTTGTTTGAGTCCAACGACAAAACATGCCATTCAGAGATTGATTCAGAGATTTCCTGTCACAAATAAAGAACGAACAGAACTTCTGCCAAAGACTGAGCGAGGAAATGCATTTACTGTGGAAGCTG aaaacaaagaagtcaACAAGACAAGTGGACGGCTTAACAGTGGTATTCCTCAGGTTCCGGTGAAAAGAGGGGAGTCAGAGTTTGATTCTTTCAGGCAGTCACTACCAGTTTttgaaaaacaggaggaaattGTCAAAATAATCAAGGAAAATACAGTTGTTCTAATTTTGGGAGAGACTGGATCAGGAAAAACTACTCaa ATTCCACAGTTCCTTCTTGATGACTGTTACAAAAATGGAATTCCCTGTCGTATATTTTGCACTCAGCCAAGGCGTTTGGCAGCTATTGCTGTGGCTGAACGAGTGGcggcagaaagaagagaaaagattgGCCAGACTGTTGGTTATCAGATCCGATTAGAAAGCAG GGTTTCTCCAAAGACACTGTTAACATTTTGCACTAATGGCATACTACTTCGCACACTAATGACAGGAGACAGTACTCTGTCAACAGTGACGCATGTTATTGTG gaTGAAGTGCATGAGAGGGATAGATTCAGTGACTTCTTGTTAATAAAACTGAGAGATGTGTTGCAGAAACAGAGTAATTTAAAACTAATCATTTCCAGTGCTGCTCTCGATGCAAATCTCTTTATTAGGTATTTTGGAAGTTGCCCCGTAATACACA taCAAGGAAGGCCTTTTGAAGTTAAAGAGATGTTTTTAGAGGACATTTTACGAAGCACTGGATATACAAACAAAGAGATGGTAAAgtacagaaaggagaaacagcGAG aagaaaaacagcaaagtaCTCTTACTGAGTGGTATTCTGCTCAAGAAAATAGTAGCAAGCCAGAATCTCAGAGACGAAGATCTGTTCCAAATCTATCTGAAGAGTATAATATGATGGATGATGGGGGTGACACAGTATTTAATCAACAG actgaaaaaGATGCAAATTGTCTTGAACCATGGCTAATAAAGGAAATGGATTCTTGTCTTTCTGACATCTGGTTGCATAAAGATATTGATTCCTTTGCTCAGGTGTTCCATCtcattttaactgaaaacattAGTG TTGATTATAGGCACAGTGAAACCAGTGCAACTGCACTAATGATTGCTTCAGGGAGAGGCTTCCTGAGTCAAGTAGAACAACTGATCAGTATGGGAGCAAGTATCCACTGCAAATCATCCAACGGctg gatggCTTTGGACTGGGCTAAGCATTTTGGGCAGACGGAGGTTGTTGACCTGTTGGAATCCTACAG TGCATCAGTGGAATTCGGAAATCTGGATGAAAGTTCCCTCGTTCAATCAAGTGGTAATGACCTTGGAGCAGAGGACAGAGAATTGTTGAAAGCTTATCATCACAGTTTTGATGATGAAAAGGTGGATCTGGACCTGATTATGCACTTACTTTATAATATCTGTCATAGTTCTGATAGCG GagcaattttaatatttcttcctggaTATGATGAGATAGTTAGCTTGAGGGACTGTATTCTTTTTGATGACAAGAGATTTGCTGACAATGCTCACAG ATATCAAGTTTTCATGCTTCATTCAAATATGCAGACTTTGGATCAGAAGAAAGTGCTTAGAAGTCCACCTTCTGGTATTCGCAAAATA ATTCTTTCTACTAATATTGCAGAAACCAGCATCACAGTTAATGATGTTGTATTTGTTATTGACTCAGGCAAGATGAAAGAG aaATCTTTTGATGCACTGAGTTGTGTTACAATGCTAAAAACTGTGTGGATTTCAAAAGCTAGTGCCATCCAGAGAAAAGGCAG ggcTGGGCGCTGTCGGCCTGGAGTCTGCTTCCGTCTCTTCAGCAGGCTCAGATTTCAGAATATGTTGGAATTTCAGACTCCAGAACTTCTACGAATGCCACTTCAG GAGCTTTGTTTACACACAAAACTGCTGGCTCCAATTAATTGTCCAGTTGTTGACTTTCTTATGAAAGCTCCTGATCCTCCACCGGCTTTAATTGTGAGAAATGCTGTGCAAATGCTTAAG acaATAGATGCCATGGATACTTGGGAAGACCTCACTGAACTTGGTTATCATCTCGCTGAATTACCAGTAGAGCCACACCTTGGTAAAATGGTGTTGTGTGCTGTTGTTTTGAAGTGCCTGGATCCCATTCTTACTATTGCTTGTACTCTTGCATATCGAGACCCTTTTGTCCTACCTACACTGGCCTCTCAGAAGCGTGCAGCCATGCTGTGCAGAAAACGTTTAACTGCGGGAACATTTAGTGACCATATGGCATTGCTCAGGGCTTTCCag GCATGGCAGAAGGCACGGAGTGATGGCTGGGAGAGAGCCTTCTGTGAAAAGAACTTTCTTTCTCAAGCCACCATGGAAATCATCATAGGAATGAGAACACAACTGCTTGGTCAGCTTAGAGCTTCAG GTTTTGTCAGAGCCCGAGGAGGAGCTGATATCAGAGATGTTAACACTAACTCTGAAAACTGGGCTGTAGTTAAAGCTGCCTTGGTAGCTGGGATGTATCCCAATCTAGTACATGCGGACAGGGAAAGCCTGGTTTTGACAGGaccaaaagagaagaaagtgcGTTTTCATCCTACCTCTGTTCTTAGCCAGACTCAGTATAAAAAG GTTCCACCAGCGAATGGGCAAGCTGCAGCTGTTCAGGCACTCCCCACAGACTGGCTTATATATGATGAAATGACAAGAGCTCACAGGATAGCAAATATCAGATGTTGTTCAGTTGTAACACCGGTCACTGTGGCACTCTTCTGTGGACCAGCTAGGTTACCACGTAATGCTTTGCAGGAGCCTTCGTCCCTTCGAG GGGATGGGGTATCTAATGGTAACAGTGATAGTGAGGTGGAGGACGAAGCAACTTCTACTTCAGCACTACTGAAGCTAGATGAATGGCTTCATCTCAAACTGGACTCTGAG GCTGCTGGTTTGCTGTTGCAACTCAGACAGAAGTGGCACAGCTTATTTCTGCGTCGTATGCGAGCTCCTTCTAAACCGTGGTCTCAAATTGatgaaataattataaaagCAATCATAACTGTTTTAAGTACTGAAGAACAGTCTGCAGGTTTGCAGCAGCCTTCAGGAATTGGTCAGAGGCCAAGGCCTATGTCTTCTGAAGAACTTCCTTTAGCATCTACATGGAGGTCAACCAGCAGTAGAAAAAGCTCAGCAGAAACTGAATTGTCCGATGACTCCTCTAATGCTGAAAA AGTTTTAGCGAAATCTATGCCTCCAGCATTCCAGCCAAAGAAatacaagggaaaaaacactttgcaCTCCAAACGAACATCAGATGACAGGTCAGATCAATCATCAGCGAGGTCTACGGACAGTAGTAGCTATCCCAGCCCATGTGCTAGTCCTTCTTCGACAATATCTGGAAAG ggtTCCAAATCTCCTTCACCAAGATCAAATATGCCAGTTCGGTACTTCATAATGAAAAGTAACAACTTGCAAAACCTTGATATTTCTCAGCAGAAAGGTGTATGGTCTACAAGGCCAAGCAATGAACGAAAACTAAATAGAGCTTTCTGGGAGAGCAGCATGGTTTacttaatattttctgttcaagGATCTGGACACTTTCAG GGATTTGCCAGAATGTCTTCTGAGATAGGGAGTGAGAAAAGTCAAGACTGGGGAT
- the YTHDC2 gene encoding 3'-5' RNA helicase YTHDC2 isoform X2 translates to MSRPGGGASGFTRQPGGAQGGSAGRGRGRALKDIRVDEEVEIAVSMALERFRYGDEKEMEFPSSLTTTERAFVHRLCQSLGLISKSKGKGPNRYLTVRKKDGSEVSHAVMTCCLSPTTKHAIQRLIQRFPVTNKERTELLPKTERGNAFTVEAENKEVNKTSGRLNSGIPQVPVKRGESEFDSFRQSLPVFEKQEEIVKIIKENTVVLILGETGSGKTTQIPQFLLDDCYKNGIPCRIFCTQPRRLAAIAVAERVAAERREKIGQTVGYQIRLESRVSPKTLLTFCTNGILLRTLMTGDSTLSTVTHVIVDEVHERDRFSDFLLIKLRDVLQKQSNLKLIISSAALDANLFIRYFGSCPVIHIQGRPFEVKEMFLEDILRSTGYTNKEMVKYRKEKQREEKQQSTLTEWYSAQENSSKPESQRRRSVPNLSEEYNMMDDGGDTVFNQQTEKDANCLEPWLIKEMDSCLSDIWLHKDIDSFAQVFHLILTENISVDYRHSETSATALMIASGRGFLSQVEQLISMGASIHCKSSNGWMALDWAKHFGQTEVVDLLESYSASVEFGNLDESSLVQSSGNDLGAEDRELLKAYHHSFDDEKVDLDLIMHLLYNICHSSDSGAILIFLPGYDEIVSLRDCILFDDKRFADNAHRYQVFMLHSNMQTLDQKKVLRSPPSGIRKIILSTNIAETSITVNDVVFVIDSGKMKEKSFDALSCVTMLKTVWISKASAIQRKGRAGRCRPGVCFRLFSRLRFQNMLEFQTPELLRMPLQELCLHTKLLAPINCPVVDFLMKAPDPPPALIVRNAVQMLKTIDAMDTWEDLTELGYHLAELPVEPHLGKMVLCAVVLKCLDPILTIACTLAYRDPFVLPTLASQKRAAMLCRKRLTAGTFSDHMALLRAFQAWQKARSDGWERAFCEKNFLSQATMEIIIGMRTQLLGQLRASGFVRARGGADIRDVNTNSENWAVVKAALVAGMYPNLVHADRESLVLTGPKEKKVRFHPTSVLSQTQYKKVPPANGQAAAVQALPTDWLIYDEMTRAHRIANIRCCSVVTPVTVALFCGPARLPRNALQEPSSLRGDGVSNGNSDSEVEDEATSTSALLKLDEWLHLKLDSEAAGLLLQLRQKWHSLFLRRMRAPSKPWSQIDEIIIKAIITVLSTEEQSAGLQQPSGIGQRPRPMSSEELPLASTWRSTSSRKSSAETELSDDSSNAEKVLAKSMPPAFQPKKYKGKNTLHSKRTSDDRSDQSSARSTDSSSYPSPCASPSSTISGKGSKSPSPRSNMPVRYFIMKSNNLQNLDISQQKGVWSTRPSNERKLNRAFWESSMVYLIFSVQGSGHFQVTQPLAQRLVVNCLQTSVGMLMTCINLLKADTHRHTKKRQGFATFFFACQN, encoded by the exons ATGtcgcggcccggcggcggcgctaGCGGCTTCACCCGTCAGCCCGGCGGCGCGCAGGGGGGCTCGGCGGGCCGCGGTCGCGGCCGGGCGCTGAAGGATATCCGCGTCGACGAGGAGGTGGAGATCGCCGTGAGCATGGCCCTCGAGCGGTTCCGCTACGGGGACGAGAAGG aaATGGAGTTTCCTTCTTCCCTCACTACCACCGAGCGGGCCTTTGTGCACCGGCTGTGTCAGTCCCTTGGTTTGATATCGAAGAGTAAAGG aAAAGGACCAAATCGATACCTGACTGTAAGGAAGAAAGATGGATCAGAAGTATCTCATGCAGTAATGACTTGTTGTTTGAGTCCAACGACAAAACATGCCATTCAGAGATTGATTCAGAGATTTCCTGTCACAAATAAAGAACGAACAGAACTTCTGCCAAAGACTGAGCGAGGAAATGCATTTACTGTGGAAGCTG aaaacaaagaagtcaACAAGACAAGTGGACGGCTTAACAGTGGTATTCCTCAGGTTCCGGTGAAAAGAGGGGAGTCAGAGTTTGATTCTTTCAGGCAGTCACTACCAGTTTttgaaaaacaggaggaaattGTCAAAATAATCAAGGAAAATACAGTTGTTCTAATTTTGGGAGAGACTGGATCAGGAAAAACTACTCaa ATTCCACAGTTCCTTCTTGATGACTGTTACAAAAATGGAATTCCCTGTCGTATATTTTGCACTCAGCCAAGGCGTTTGGCAGCTATTGCTGTGGCTGAACGAGTGGcggcagaaagaagagaaaagattgGCCAGACTGTTGGTTATCAGATCCGATTAGAAAGCAG GGTTTCTCCAAAGACACTGTTAACATTTTGCACTAATGGCATACTACTTCGCACACTAATGACAGGAGACAGTACTCTGTCAACAGTGACGCATGTTATTGTG gaTGAAGTGCATGAGAGGGATAGATTCAGTGACTTCTTGTTAATAAAACTGAGAGATGTGTTGCAGAAACAGAGTAATTTAAAACTAATCATTTCCAGTGCTGCTCTCGATGCAAATCTCTTTATTAGGTATTTTGGAAGTTGCCCCGTAATACACA taCAAGGAAGGCCTTTTGAAGTTAAAGAGATGTTTTTAGAGGACATTTTACGAAGCACTGGATATACAAACAAAGAGATGGTAAAgtacagaaaggagaaacagcGAG aagaaaaacagcaaagtaCTCTTACTGAGTGGTATTCTGCTCAAGAAAATAGTAGCAAGCCAGAATCTCAGAGACGAAGATCTGTTCCAAATCTATCTGAAGAGTATAATATGATGGATGATGGGGGTGACACAGTATTTAATCAACAG actgaaaaaGATGCAAATTGTCTTGAACCATGGCTAATAAAGGAAATGGATTCTTGTCTTTCTGACATCTGGTTGCATAAAGATATTGATTCCTTTGCTCAGGTGTTCCATCtcattttaactgaaaacattAGTG TTGATTATAGGCACAGTGAAACCAGTGCAACTGCACTAATGATTGCTTCAGGGAGAGGCTTCCTGAGTCAAGTAGAACAACTGATCAGTATGGGAGCAAGTATCCACTGCAAATCATCCAACGGctg gatggCTTTGGACTGGGCTAAGCATTTTGGGCAGACGGAGGTTGTTGACCTGTTGGAATCCTACAG TGCATCAGTGGAATTCGGAAATCTGGATGAAAGTTCCCTCGTTCAATCAAGTGGTAATGACCTTGGAGCAGAGGACAGAGAATTGTTGAAAGCTTATCATCACAGTTTTGATGATGAAAAGGTGGATCTGGACCTGATTATGCACTTACTTTATAATATCTGTCATAGTTCTGATAGCG GagcaattttaatatttcttcctggaTATGATGAGATAGTTAGCTTGAGGGACTGTATTCTTTTTGATGACAAGAGATTTGCTGACAATGCTCACAG ATATCAAGTTTTCATGCTTCATTCAAATATGCAGACTTTGGATCAGAAGAAAGTGCTTAGAAGTCCACCTTCTGGTATTCGCAAAATA ATTCTTTCTACTAATATTGCAGAAACCAGCATCACAGTTAATGATGTTGTATTTGTTATTGACTCAGGCAAGATGAAAGAG aaATCTTTTGATGCACTGAGTTGTGTTACAATGCTAAAAACTGTGTGGATTTCAAAAGCTAGTGCCATCCAGAGAAAAGGCAG ggcTGGGCGCTGTCGGCCTGGAGTCTGCTTCCGTCTCTTCAGCAGGCTCAGATTTCAGAATATGTTGGAATTTCAGACTCCAGAACTTCTACGAATGCCACTTCAG GAGCTTTGTTTACACACAAAACTGCTGGCTCCAATTAATTGTCCAGTTGTTGACTTTCTTATGAAAGCTCCTGATCCTCCACCGGCTTTAATTGTGAGAAATGCTGTGCAAATGCTTAAG acaATAGATGCCATGGATACTTGGGAAGACCTCACTGAACTTGGTTATCATCTCGCTGAATTACCAGTAGAGCCACACCTTGGTAAAATGGTGTTGTGTGCTGTTGTTTTGAAGTGCCTGGATCCCATTCTTACTATTGCTTGTACTCTTGCATATCGAGACCCTTTTGTCCTACCTACACTGGCCTCTCAGAAGCGTGCAGCCATGCTGTGCAGAAAACGTTTAACTGCGGGAACATTTAGTGACCATATGGCATTGCTCAGGGCTTTCCag GCATGGCAGAAGGCACGGAGTGATGGCTGGGAGAGAGCCTTCTGTGAAAAGAACTTTCTTTCTCAAGCCACCATGGAAATCATCATAGGAATGAGAACACAACTGCTTGGTCAGCTTAGAGCTTCAG GTTTTGTCAGAGCCCGAGGAGGAGCTGATATCAGAGATGTTAACACTAACTCTGAAAACTGGGCTGTAGTTAAAGCTGCCTTGGTAGCTGGGATGTATCCCAATCTAGTACATGCGGACAGGGAAAGCCTGGTTTTGACAGGaccaaaagagaagaaagtgcGTTTTCATCCTACCTCTGTTCTTAGCCAGACTCAGTATAAAAAG GTTCCACCAGCGAATGGGCAAGCTGCAGCTGTTCAGGCACTCCCCACAGACTGGCTTATATATGATGAAATGACAAGAGCTCACAGGATAGCAAATATCAGATGTTGTTCAGTTGTAACACCGGTCACTGTGGCACTCTTCTGTGGACCAGCTAGGTTACCACGTAATGCTTTGCAGGAGCCTTCGTCCCTTCGAG GGGATGGGGTATCTAATGGTAACAGTGATAGTGAGGTGGAGGACGAAGCAACTTCTACTTCAGCACTACTGAAGCTAGATGAATGGCTTCATCTCAAACTGGACTCTGAG GCTGCTGGTTTGCTGTTGCAACTCAGACAGAAGTGGCACAGCTTATTTCTGCGTCGTATGCGAGCTCCTTCTAAACCGTGGTCTCAAATTGatgaaataattataaaagCAATCATAACTGTTTTAAGTACTGAAGAACAGTCTGCAGGTTTGCAGCAGCCTTCAGGAATTGGTCAGAGGCCAAGGCCTATGTCTTCTGAAGAACTTCCTTTAGCATCTACATGGAGGTCAACCAGCAGTAGAAAAAGCTCAGCAGAAACTGAATTGTCCGATGACTCCTCTAATGCTGAAAA AGTTTTAGCGAAATCTATGCCTCCAGCATTCCAGCCAAAGAAatacaagggaaaaaacactttgcaCTCCAAACGAACATCAGATGACAGGTCAGATCAATCATCAGCGAGGTCTACGGACAGTAGTAGCTATCCCAGCCCATGTGCTAGTCCTTCTTCGACAATATCTGGAAAG ggtTCCAAATCTCCTTCACCAAGATCAAATATGCCAGTTCGGTACTTCATAATGAAAAGTAACAACTTGCAAAACCTTGATATTTCTCAGCAGAAAGGTGTATGGTCTACAAGGCCAAGCAATGAACGAAAACTAAATAGAGCTTTCTGGGAGAGCAGCATGGTTTacttaatattttctgttcaagGATCTGGACACTTTCAG GTAACTCAACCTCTTGCTCAAAGGCTAGTAGTGAATTGCCTTCAAACATCTGTTGGAATGCTTATGACCTGCATTAATCTGTTAAaagcagacacacacagacacacaaaaaaaaggcaagggtTTGCTACCTTTTTCTTTGCATGCCAAAACTAA